The Streptomyces sp. NBC_01689 genome includes a window with the following:
- a CDS encoding MFS transporter produces MTAVEAAGVRVPAWRGGFGRLWSAAVVSRFGDALRTAALPLIAVRLTDDPLVVASVTACGYLPWLLFGLLGGAVADRVDQRRAMWAVDTLRGALVACFGLAVGLGHASIGLLIALAFALTGLQTLFDNASTALLPSLVDKEALGSANARLMTGQQLAGGFLAGPFVPLLLAAGAAVPFFADAATYLLAAALVASLRIAAPRREPRKPGSTLRTEVAEGLRALWHDRVLRAVCTATLLCNIGMGALIATLVLHVTGWLHAGNAGFAAAMTAFSAGSLAGGVLLAQRVARRFGRVRGLLLGGAVQTASLVLIGTVRHLGALLVGMALLGVMNMVWNVSQVTLMQQRSPRAMVGRISAAFRTASTSGAPVGALLGGAVATAYGLNGPALFAAVLFALAVVSLIPALPSDVSVVEPDDGVTTAHVTS; encoded by the coding sequence GTGACGGCGGTCGAGGCGGCGGGCGTGCGGGTGCCCGCGTGGCGCGGGGGATTCGGGCGGCTGTGGAGCGCGGCCGTGGTGTCGCGCTTCGGGGACGCGCTGCGCACCGCCGCGCTGCCGCTGATCGCCGTGCGTCTCACGGACGACCCGCTGGTCGTCGCCTCCGTCACGGCCTGCGGCTACCTCCCGTGGCTGCTCTTCGGCCTGCTCGGCGGCGCGGTCGCGGACCGGGTGGACCAGCGCCGGGCGATGTGGGCCGTGGACACCCTGAGGGGCGCGCTCGTCGCCTGTTTCGGCCTCGCCGTCGGGCTCGGCCACGCCTCGATCGGGCTGCTGATCGCGCTCGCGTTCGCCCTGACCGGCCTCCAGACCCTCTTCGACAACGCGTCCACGGCCCTGCTGCCGTCCCTGGTGGACAAGGAAGCCCTGGGCAGCGCCAACGCCCGCTTGATGACCGGTCAGCAGCTCGCCGGCGGCTTCCTGGCCGGCCCGTTCGTGCCGCTGTTGCTCGCCGCCGGGGCCGCCGTGCCGTTCTTCGCGGACGCCGCCACCTATCTGCTGGCCGCCGCGCTCGTGGCGTCCCTGCGGATCGCGGCACCGCGGCGCGAGCCCCGGAAGCCCGGGAGCACCCTGCGGACGGAGGTCGCCGAGGGACTTCGCGCCCTGTGGCACGACCGGGTGCTGCGCGCCGTCTGCACGGCCACGCTGCTCTGCAACATCGGGATGGGTGCCCTCATCGCCACGCTGGTCCTGCACGTGACCGGCTGGCTGCACGCCGGGAACGCGGGATTCGCCGCCGCGATGACGGCCTTCTCGGCCGGAAGCCTGGCCGGCGGAGTGCTGCTGGCCCAGCGTGTCGCACGCCGGTTCGGGCGCGTCCGGGGCCTGCTCCTGGGCGGCGCTGTCCAGACGGCGTCCCTCGTGCTCATCGGCACCGTCCGCCACCTGGGTGCCCTCCTCGTGGGCATGGCCCTGCTCGGGGTGATGAACATGGTGTGGAACGTCAGCCAGGTCACCCTGATGCAGCAGCGCAGTCCCCGGGCGATGGTCGGACGCATCAGCGCGGCGTTCCGTACCGCCTCCACCTCGGGAGCCCCGGTCGGCGCCCTGCTCGGTGGGGCCGTCGCGACGGCGTACGGGCTGAACGGACCCGCACTGTTCGCGGCCGTCCTCTTCGCGCTCGCGGTCGTCTCGCTGATACCCGCGCTCCCGTCGGACGTATCTGTTGTCGAGCCGGACGACGGCGTGACGACAGCTCACGTCACCTCCTGA
- the tal gene encoding transaldolase, translating into MTDALKRLSEEGVAIWLDDLSRKRITSGNLAELIDQQHVVGVTTNPSIFQKAISSGDGYEQQLADLAARKVTVEEAIRMITTADVRDAADILRPVFDATQGQDGRVSIEVDPRLAHDTTATVAEAKQLAWLVDRPNTLIKIPATRAGLPAITEVIGRGISVNVTLIFSLERYREVMDAYLAGLEKAKAAGLDLSKIHSVASFFVSRVDTEIDKRLDALGTPEAKAARGKAALANARLAYEAYEEVFSSERWAALDKAQANKQRPLWASTGVKDPAYKDTLYVDDLVAPNTVNTMPEATLQATEDHGGITGNTIAGTYEQSRAELDAVEKLGISYDDVVQLLEDEGVEKFAASWNDLLKSTEAELKRLAPSEG; encoded by the coding sequence ATGACAGACGCACTCAAGCGCCTCTCCGAGGAAGGCGTCGCGATCTGGCTGGACGACCTGTCGCGCAAGCGGATCACGTCCGGCAACCTCGCCGAACTGATCGACCAGCAGCACGTCGTGGGCGTCACCACCAACCCGTCGATCTTCCAGAAGGCGATCAGCAGCGGCGACGGCTACGAGCAGCAGCTCGCCGACCTGGCCGCGCGCAAGGTCACCGTCGAAGAGGCCATCCGCATGATCACGACGGCGGACGTCCGGGACGCCGCCGACATCCTGCGCCCGGTCTTCGACGCGACGCAGGGCCAGGACGGCCGGGTCTCCATCGAGGTCGACCCGCGCCTGGCCCACGACACCACCGCGACGGTCGCCGAGGCCAAGCAGCTGGCCTGGCTGGTGGACCGCCCCAACACGCTCATCAAGATCCCGGCGACCAGGGCGGGCCTGCCCGCGATCACCGAGGTCATCGGCAGGGGCATCAGCGTCAACGTCACGCTGATCTTCTCGCTGGAGCGCTACCGCGAGGTCATGGACGCCTACCTGGCGGGCCTGGAGAAGGCGAAGGCCGCGGGCCTGGACCTCTCCAAGATCCACTCGGTGGCGTCCTTCTTCGTGTCCCGGGTGGACACCGAGATCGACAAGCGGCTCGACGCCCTGGGCACCCCCGAGGCCAAGGCCGCCCGCGGCAAGGCCGCCCTGGCCAACGCCCGGCTCGCCTACGAGGCGTACGAGGAGGTCTTCTCCTCGGAGCGCTGGGCCGCCCTCGACAAGGCGCAGGCGAACAAGCAGCGTCCGCTGTGGGCGTCGACCGGTGTGAAGGACCCGGCGTACAAGGACACCCTGTACGTCGACGACCTGGTGGCGCCGAACACGGTGAACACCATGCCGGAGGCCACCCTGCAGGCCACCGAGGACCACGGCGGGATCACCGGCAACACCATCGCCGGTACGTACGAGCAGTCCCGGGCCGAGCTCGACGCGGTCGAGAAGCTCGGGATCTCGTACGACGACGTGGTCCAGCTCCTCGAGGACGAGGGCGTCGAGAAGTTCGCGGCGTCCTGGAACGACCTGCTCAAGTCCACAGAGGCGGAGCTCAAGCGCCTCGCCCCTTCGGAGGGCTGA
- the secG gene encoding preprotein translocase subunit SecG: MVLGFSIALIVFSLLLMLLVLMHKGKGGGLSDMFGGGMQSSVGGSSVAERNLDRITVVIGLLWFACIVVLGILMKVNN, translated from the coding sequence GTGGTTTTGGGGTTCTCGATCGCCCTGATCGTCTTCAGCCTGCTGCTGATGCTGCTGGTGCTGATGCACAAGGGGAAGGGCGGCGGCCTCTCCGACATGTTCGGTGGCGGCATGCAGTCGTCCGTCGGTGGCTCCTCGGTCGCCGAGCGCAACCTCGACCGCATCACCGTGGTGATCGGTCTGCTCTGGTTCGCGTGCATCGTCGTGCTCGGCATCCTGATGAAGGTCAACAACTGA
- the opcA gene encoding glucose-6-phosphate dehydrogenase assembly protein OpcA, protein MKIDLTDSTASKINKALVQGRRAIGTPAVGMVLTLVIVTDEENAYDALKAANEASREHPSRTLVVIRRVSRSPRDRTKSRLDAEVRLGAEAGTGETVVLRLYGEVVDHADSVVLPLLLPDAPVVVWWPVNSPLDPAKDPLGALAQRRVTDTYAAEAPVRELNARADAYAPGDTDLSWTRITPWRSMLAAALDQVVCDVSAVEVEGEEFNPSCELLAMWLADRLNVPVTRSQSAGPGLTAVRMQTTCGPIVLDRADGSLATLSIDGQPDRAVALKRRDTSELIAEELRRLDPDDTYASALRYGVDRLNASSGESSGQTAAPAGTAVKAAAKAPAKKAAAGTGASATAKKAASK, encoded by the coding sequence ATGAAGATAGACCTCACCGACTCCACTGCCAGCAAGATCAACAAGGCGCTCGTGCAGGGCCGCCGGGCCATCGGCACCCCCGCGGTCGGCATGGTCCTGACCCTCGTCATCGTCACCGACGAGGAGAACGCCTACGACGCCCTGAAGGCCGCCAACGAGGCGTCCCGCGAGCACCCCTCGCGCACCCTCGTGGTCATCAGGCGTGTCTCGCGCTCGCCCCGCGACCGCACAAAGTCGCGCCTGGACGCCGAGGTGCGGCTCGGCGCGGAGGCGGGCACCGGCGAGACCGTCGTGCTCCGTCTCTACGGCGAGGTGGTCGACCACGCCGACTCGGTCGTCCTGCCCCTGCTGCTGCCCGACGCGCCGGTCGTCGTCTGGTGGCCGGTGAACTCGCCGCTCGACCCGGCGAAGGACCCGCTGGGCGCGCTGGCCCAGCGCCGGGTCACGGACACCTACGCGGCCGAGGCGCCGGTACGGGAGCTCAACGCCCGCGCCGACGCCTACGCCCCCGGGGACACCGACCTCTCCTGGACCCGCATCACCCCGTGGCGCTCGATGCTGGCCGCGGCCCTGGACCAGGTCGTCTGCGACGTGAGCGCGGTCGAGGTGGAGGGCGAGGAGTTCAACCCGAGCTGCGAGCTGCTCGCCATGTGGCTCGCGGACCGGCTGAACGTCCCGGTCACGCGGTCGCAGTCGGCCGGCCCCGGCCTCACGGCCGTCCGGATGCAGACCACCTGCGGTCCGATCGTCCTGGACCGTGCCGACGGCTCCCTCGCCACGCTGTCCATCGACGGCCAGCCCGACCGTGCCGTGGCGCTCAAGCGCCGCGACACGTCCGAGCTGATCGCGGAGGAGCTGCGCCGGCTCGACCCGGACGACACGTACGCCTCGGCGCTGCGGTACGGGGTGGACCGGCTGAACGCCTCGTCGGGCGAGTCCTCCGGCCAGACCGCGGCTCCGGCCGGCACGGCGGTCAAGGCCGCCGCCAAGGCACCGGCGAAGAAGGCCGCGGCCGGGACCGGCGCCTCGGCCACGGCCAAGAAGGCGGCCTCCAAGTGA
- the tpiA gene encoding triose-phosphate isomerase, translating to MSTRTPLMAGNWKMNLNHLEAIAHVQKLAFALADKDYEACEVAVLPPFTDLRSVQTLVDGDKLKIKYGAQDLSAHDSGAFTGEISGPMLAKLKCTYVAVGHSERRQYHAESDEIVNAKVKSAFKHGLTPILCVGEELEVREAGNHVSHTLAQVDGGLKDVPAEQAETIVIAYEPVWAIGTGKVCGADDAQEVCAAIRGRLAELYTQELADKVRIQYGGSVKSGNVAEIMAKPDIDGALVGGASLDADEFVKIVRFRDQ from the coding sequence ATGAGCACGCGCACGCCGCTGATGGCGGGCAACTGGAAGATGAACCTCAACCACCTCGAGGCCATCGCGCACGTCCAGAAGCTCGCCTTCGCCCTGGCCGACAAGGACTACGAGGCCTGTGAGGTCGCCGTCCTGCCGCCCTTCACCGACCTGCGTTCCGTGCAGACCCTGGTCGACGGCGACAAACTCAAGATCAAGTACGGTGCCCAGGACCTCTCGGCGCACGACTCCGGCGCCTTCACCGGCGAGATCTCCGGCCCCATGCTGGCCAAGCTGAAGTGCACGTACGTGGCGGTCGGTCACTCCGAGCGACGCCAGTACCACGCGGAGAGCGACGAGATCGTCAACGCCAAGGTCAAGTCCGCGTTCAAGCACGGTCTGACCCCGATCCTCTGCGTCGGCGAGGAGCTGGAGGTCCGCGAGGCGGGCAACCATGTCTCCCACACGCTCGCGCAGGTCGACGGCGGTCTCAAGGACGTCCCGGCCGAGCAGGCCGAGACGATCGTGATCGCCTACGAGCCGGTCTGGGCCATCGGAACCGGCAAGGTCTGCGGCGCCGACGACGCCCAGGAGGTCTGCGCGGCGATCCGCGGCCGGCTGGCCGAGCTGTACACCCAGGAGCTGGCCGACAAGGTCCGCATCCAGTACGGCGGCTCGGTGAAGTCCGGCAATGTCGCCGAGATCATGGCGAAGCCCGACATCGACGGCGCACTGGTCGGTGGCGCGTCCCTGGACGCCGACGAGTTCGTCAAGATCGTCCGCTTCCGCGACCAGTGA
- the pgi gene encoding glucose-6-phosphate isomerase: protein MNADTRTRLDRTPEWTALGEHREELAGTHLRDLFAADPGRGSGYTLQVGDLHVDYSKHLVTDETLALLQELAVATDVFGLRDAMFRGEKINSTEGRAVLHTALRAARGAVVEVDGEDVVPGVHAVLERMAGFAERVRSGEWTGHTGRRIRNVVNVGIGGSDLGPAMAYDALRAFTDRGLVVRFVSNVDGADLHEAVRDLDPAETLFIVASKTFTTIETITNATSARAWLLSGLKAGPEAVARHFVALSTNAGKVSDFGIDTDNMFEFWDWVGGRYSFDSAIGLSLMIAIGPERFGEMLEGFRLVDEHFRSAPAEANAPLLMGLLGIWYGNFHDAQSHAVLPYSHYLSRFTAYLQQLDMESNGKSVDRRGEPVGWQTGPVVWGTPGTNGQHAYYQLIHQGTKLIPADFIGFANPVGELEEGLAAQHDLLMANFFAQTQALAFGKTPEEVRAEGVPEELVAHKTFRGDHPTTTILARELTPSVLGQLIALYEHKVFVQGAVWDIDSFDQWGVELGKVLAKRIEPALTDGTPVPGLDPSTQALVAKYRELRGR from the coding sequence ATGAACGCAGACACCCGTACCAGGCTCGACCGGACGCCCGAGTGGACCGCGCTGGGAGAGCACCGCGAGGAGCTCGCGGGCACCCATCTGCGGGACCTGTTCGCGGCGGACCCCGGGCGCGGCTCCGGATACACCCTCCAGGTCGGCGATCTGCACGTCGATTACTCCAAGCACCTCGTCACCGACGAGACCCTCGCCCTGCTCCAGGAACTCGCGGTCGCGACGGACGTGTTCGGGTTGCGGGACGCGATGTTCCGTGGTGAGAAGATCAATTCGACCGAGGGGCGTGCGGTGTTGCACACCGCGTTGCGTGCGGCGCGGGGTGCGGTGGTGGAGGTCGACGGGGAGGATGTGGTCCCCGGGGTGCATGCGGTGCTGGAGCGGATGGCGGGGTTCGCCGAGCGGGTGCGTTCGGGTGAGTGGACGGGTCATACCGGGCGGCGGATCAGGAATGTGGTGAACGTCGGGATCGGCGGGTCCGATCTGGGGCCGGCGATGGCGTACGACGCGTTGCGGGCGTTCACCGACCGTGGTCTGGTGGTGCGGTTCGTGTCGAACGTGGACGGGGCGGATCTGCACGAGGCGGTGCGGGATCTGGATCCGGCGGAGACGCTGTTCATCGTGGCGTCGAAGACGTTCACGACGATCGAGACGATCACGAACGCGACGTCGGCGCGGGCGTGGCTGCTGTCGGGGCTGAAGGCGGGTCCGGAGGCGGTGGCGCGGCATTTCGTGGCGTTGTCGACGAACGCGGGGAAGGTGTCGGACTTCGGGATCGACACGGACAACATGTTCGAGTTCTGGGACTGGGTGGGGGGCCGGTACTCGTTCGATTCGGCGATCGGTCTGTCGTTGATGATCGCGATCGGTCCGGAGCGTTTCGGGGAGATGCTGGAGGGGTTCCGGCTGGTCGACGAGCATTTCCGTTCGGCTCCGGCGGAGGCGAACGCGCCGTTGCTGATGGGGCTGCTGGGGATCTGGTACGGGAACTTCCATGACGCGCAGTCGCACGCGGTGCTGCCGTACTCGCATTATCTGAGCCGGTTCACGGCGTATCTGCAGCAGTTGGACATGGAGTCGAACGGGAAGTCGGTGGACCGGCGGGGTGAGCCGGTGGGCTGGCAGACGGGTCCGGTGGTGTGGGGCACGCCGGGGACGAACGGGCAGCACGCGTACTACCAGTTGATCCATCAGGGCACGAAGCTGATCCCGGCGGACTTCATCGGGTTCGCGAACCCGGTCGGGGAGCTGGAGGAGGGGCTGGCCGCGCAGCACGACCTGCTGATGGCGAACTTCTTCGCGCAGACCCAGGCGCTGGCGTTCGGCAAGACGCCGGAGGAGGTCCGTGCGGAGGGGGTGCCCGAGGAACTCGTCGCGCACAAGACGTTCCGGGGTGACCACCCCACGACCACGATCCTGGCCCGGGAGCTGACGCCCTCGGTCCTGGGCCAGCTCATCGCGCTGTACGAGCACAAGGTGTTCGTCCAGGGCGCGGTCTGGGACATCGACTCCTTCGACCAGTGGGGCGTCGAACTCGGCAAGGTCCTCGCCAAACGCATCGAACCCGCCCTCACCGACGGCACCCCCGTCCCCGGCCTCGACCCCTCCACACAGGCGCTGGTCGCCAAGTACCGGGAGCTGCGCGGCCGTTAG
- the pgl gene encoding 6-phosphogluconolactonase, producing the protein MITPQLVVHRDKELMAQAAAARLITKVVDAQASRGYASVVLTGGRNGNGLLAALAAAPARDAVDWGRLDLWWGDERFLPAGDPERNDTQARAALLDAVPLDPARVHPMPASDGLYGADADAAAEAYAAELAKNAGPENHGQVPSFDVLMLGVGPDTHVASLFPELPAVRETERTVVGVHGAPKPPPTRISLTLPAIRSAREVWLLAAGEDKAQAAAIALSGAGEVQAPAAGAHGRSRTLWLLDAAAASQLPRSLYPPASA; encoded by the coding sequence GTGATCACTCCGCAGCTTGTCGTGCACCGCGACAAGGAGCTGATGGCCCAGGCCGCGGCGGCCCGGCTGATCACCAAGGTCGTGGACGCGCAGGCCTCGCGCGGCTACGCCTCGGTGGTCCTGACCGGCGGGCGCAACGGCAACGGGCTCCTCGCGGCGCTCGCGGCCGCGCCCGCCCGGGACGCCGTCGACTGGGGCCGTCTCGACCTGTGGTGGGGTGACGAGCGGTTCCTGCCCGCGGGCGACCCGGAACGGAACGACACCCAGGCCCGTGCGGCACTGCTCGACGCGGTGCCGCTGGACCCGGCGCGGGTGCACCCGATGCCGGCGTCCGACGGCCTGTACGGCGCGGACGCGGACGCGGCGGCCGAGGCGTACGCCGCCGAGCTCGCGAAGAACGCCGGTCCGGAGAACCACGGTCAGGTCCCGAGCTTCGACGTCCTGATGCTGGGCGTCGGCCCGGACACGCACGTGGCGTCGCTCTTCCCCGAGCTGCCCGCGGTGCGCGAGACGGAGCGGACGGTGGTGGGTGTGCACGGCGCGCCGAAGCCCCCGCCGACCCGGATCTCGCTCACGCTGCCCGCGATCCGCTCGGCCCGTGAGGTGTGGCTGCTCGCGGCGGGCGAGGACAAGGCGCAGGCCGCGGCGATCGCCCTGTCGGGCGCGGGTGAGGTACAGGCCCCGGCGGCGGGCGCCCACGGGCGCTCGCGGACGCTGTGGCTGCTGGACGCGGCGGCCGCTTCCCAGCTGCCGCGCTCGCTGTATCCGCCGGCTTCGGCCTGA
- the zwf gene encoding glucose-6-phosphate dehydrogenase, with product MSSSNPLRDPADRRLPRIAGPSGLVIFGVTGDLSRKKLMPAVYDLANRGLLPPGFSLVGFARREWKNEDFAQEVHDAVKEHARTEFREEVWQQLIQGMRFVQGTFDDDDAFERLRATIEELDKAQGTGGNFAFYLSVPPSAFPVVIKQLKKHHLADQSNGSWRRAVIEKPFGHDLKSAEDLNAIVHEVFASDQVFRIDHYLGKETVQNILALRFANTMFEPIWNRSFVDHVQITMAEDIGIGGRAGYYDGIGAARDVIQNHLLQLMALTAMEEPASFDADALAAEKTKVLGAVRIPKDLGRDTVRGQYAAGWQGGEKAVGYLQEDGIDAKSKTDTYAAIKVEVDNRRWAGVPFYLRTGKRLGRRVTEIAVVFQRAPHSPFDHTATEELGQNAIVIRVQPDEGITVRFGSKVPGTSMEIRDVSMDFAYGESFTESSPEAYERLILDVLLGDSNLFPRTEEVELSWKILDPIERYWDKHGKPAQYPSGTWGPVEADEMLERDGRSWRRP from the coding sequence TTGTCGAGCAGCAACCCGCTGCGTGACCCCGCAGACCGACGGCTCCCGCGCATCGCGGGACCGTCGGGCCTGGTCATCTTCGGCGTCACGGGCGATTTGTCACGTAAAAAGCTGATGCCCGCCGTGTACGACCTCGCCAATCGCGGACTGCTGCCGCCGGGCTTCTCGCTCGTCGGTTTCGCGCGCCGCGAGTGGAAGAACGAGGACTTCGCCCAGGAGGTCCACGACGCCGTCAAGGAACACGCCCGTACGGAGTTCCGCGAGGAGGTCTGGCAGCAGCTCATCCAGGGGATGCGCTTCGTCCAGGGCACCTTCGACGACGACGACGCGTTCGAGCGGCTGCGCGCCACGATCGAGGAGCTGGACAAGGCGCAGGGGACGGGCGGCAACTTCGCCTTCTACCTCTCCGTGCCGCCGTCCGCGTTCCCGGTGGTCATCAAGCAGCTGAAGAAGCACCACCTGGCCGACCAGTCGAACGGCTCCTGGCGGCGCGCGGTCATCGAGAAGCCCTTCGGGCACGACCTGAAGTCGGCCGAGGACCTCAACGCGATCGTGCACGAGGTCTTCGCCTCGGACCAGGTCTTCCGGATCGACCACTACCTCGGCAAGGAGACCGTCCAGAACATCCTGGCGCTCCGCTTCGCCAACACGATGTTCGAGCCGATCTGGAACCGGTCCTTCGTCGACCATGTGCAGATCACCATGGCCGAGGACATCGGCATCGGCGGCCGGGCCGGCTACTACGACGGCATCGGCGCGGCCCGTGACGTCATCCAGAACCACCTGCTCCAGCTGATGGCGCTGACCGCCATGGAGGAGCCCGCGTCGTTCGACGCGGACGCGCTCGCCGCCGAGAAGACCAAGGTGCTCGGCGCGGTCCGGATCCCGAAGGACCTGGGCCGCGACACCGTCCGCGGGCAGTACGCGGCCGGCTGGCAGGGCGGCGAGAAGGCCGTCGGCTACCTCCAGGAAGACGGCATCGACGCCAAGTCGAAGACCGACACCTACGCGGCCATCAAGGTCGAGGTCGACAACCGCCGCTGGGCGGGCGTCCCCTTCTACCTGCGGACCGGCAAGCGTCTGGGCCGGCGGGTCACCGAGATCGCGGTGGTCTTCCAGCGCGCTCCGCACTCCCCCTTCGACCACACGGCGACGGAGGAGCTGGGCCAGAACGCGATCGTCATCCGTGTCCAGCCCGACGAGGGCATCACGGTCCGCTTCGGCTCGAAGGTGCCCGGCACCTCCATGGAGATCCGGGACGTCTCGATGGACTTCGCCTACGGCGAGTCGTTCACCGAGTCCAGCCCGGAGGCGTACGAGCGGCTCATCCTCGATGTGCTGCTCGGCGACTCGAACCTCTTCCCGCGCACCGAGGAGGTCGAGCTGTCCTGGAAGATCCTCGACCCGATCGAGCGGTACTGGGACAAGCACGGCAAGCCCGCGCAGTACCCCTCGGGCACCTGGGGCCCCGTCGAGGCGGACGAAATGCTCGAACGAGACGGACGGAGCTGGCGTCGCCCATGA
- a CDS encoding phosphoglycerate kinase, which produces MKTIDELIAEGVDGKRVFVRADLNVPLADGLITDDGRIRAVLPTVKALAEAGAKVIVASHLGRPKGAPDPAFSLLQPAERLGELLGAPVAFAQDTVGPAAHDAVNGLEPGQVAVIENLRFNAGETSKDDTERGEFADRLAALADVYVGDGFGAVHRKHASVYDLPARLPHYAGYLIATEVGVLKQLTEDVERPYVVALGGSKVSDKLAVIDELLGKADRLLIGGGMAFTFLKAKGYEIGASLVQDDQLPAVTEYVERAEKNGVELVVPVDVVTAAQFPDLKTKAPSHPSTVAADAIPADRMGLDIGPETGALYASKLADAATVFWNGPMGVFEHPDYAEGTKAVAQALVDSPAFTVVGGGDSAAAVRTLGFDEKAFGHISTGGGASLEYLEGKTLPGLAALED; this is translated from the coding sequence ATGAAGACGATCGACGAACTCATCGCCGAAGGCGTGGACGGCAAGCGGGTCTTCGTCCGCGCCGACCTGAACGTGCCGCTGGCCGACGGCCTCATCACCGACGACGGCCGCATCCGCGCCGTCCTGCCCACCGTCAAGGCGCTGGCCGAGGCGGGCGCCAAGGTGATCGTCGCCTCCCACCTGGGCCGGCCCAAGGGCGCCCCGGACCCCGCCTTCTCCCTGCTGCAGCCCGCCGAGCGCCTCGGTGAACTCCTCGGCGCCCCCGTCGCGTTCGCCCAGGACACCGTGGGCCCCGCCGCCCACGACGCCGTGAACGGCCTGGAGCCCGGCCAGGTCGCGGTCATCGAGAACCTGCGCTTCAACGCGGGCGAGACGTCCAAGGACGACACCGAGCGCGGCGAGTTCGCCGACCGGCTCGCGGCCCTGGCCGATGTCTACGTGGGCGACGGTTTCGGTGCCGTGCACCGCAAGCACGCCTCCGTGTACGACCTCCCGGCCCGCCTGCCGCACTACGCCGGCTACCTCATCGCCACCGAGGTCGGCGTCCTGAAGCAGCTCACCGAGGACGTCGAGCGCCCCTACGTCGTCGCCCTCGGCGGCTCCAAGGTCTCCGACAAGCTCGCCGTCATCGACGAACTGCTCGGCAAGGCCGACCGGCTGCTCATCGGCGGCGGCATGGCCTTCACCTTCCTCAAGGCGAAGGGCTACGAGATCGGCGCCTCCCTGGTCCAGGACGACCAGCTGCCCGCCGTCACCGAGTACGTCGAGCGCGCCGAGAAGAACGGTGTCGAACTGGTCGTACCGGTCGACGTCGTGACCGCGGCGCAGTTCCCGGACCTGAAGACCAAGGCCCCGTCCCACCCCAGCACCGTCGCCGCGGACGCCATCCCGGCGGACCGGATGGGCCTCGACATCGGTCCCGAGACCGGTGCCCTGTACGCCTCGAAGCTCGCCGACGCGGCCACCGTCTTCTGGAACGGTCCGATGGGCGTCTTCGAGCACCCCGACTACGCCGAGGGCACCAAGGCGGTCGCCCAGGCCCTCGTCGACTCCCCGGCCTTCACGGTGGTCGGCGGTGGCGACTCCGCCGCGGCCGTCCGCACCCTGGGCTTCGACGAGAAGGCATTCGGCCACATCTCGACCGGTGGCGGCGCCTCCCTCGAATACCTCGAGGGCAAGACGCTCCCCGGCCTCGCCGCACTGGAGGACTGA
- a CDS encoding RNA polymerase-binding protein RbpA, with the protein MASGNAIRGSRVGAGPMGEAERGESAPRLRISFWCSNGHETQPSFASDAQVPDTWDCPRCGFPAGQDRDNPPDPPRTEPYKTHLAYVRERRSDADGEAILAEALAKLRGEI; encoded by the coding sequence GTGGCAAGTGGCAACGCGATCCGAGGAAGCCGGGTCGGGGCGGGGCCGATGGGCGAGGCCGAGCGTGGCGAGTCCGCGCCCCGGCTGCGCATCTCCTTCTGGTGCTCCAACGGGCACGAGACGCAGCCCAGCTTCGCCAGCGACGCGCAGGTCCCCGACACCTGGGACTGCCCGCGCTGCGGCTTCCCCGCCGGACAGGACCGGGACAACCCGCCGGACCCGCCGCGCACCGAGCCCTACAAGACGCACCTGGCGTACGTACGGGAGCGGCGCAGCGACGCGGACGGCGAGGCGATCCTCGCCGAGGCGCTCGCCAAACTGCGGGGCGAGATCTAG